TGCCTTTCAGAAGGCTATCAGCGGCTGTCGAAAACCTGTCAGGGCATCGCGCATGCGATGCCGTGCGCCGTTCAGGCGCGCCGGAAACACGCGCTCACCACCAGCCCCGTGGCCGGCGCGGCGCGGTTGGCAAGCAGCAGCCGGCCGCCGTTGCGCTGCATGATGCGGTTGACGATCGACATGCCCAGGCCGGCGCCCTTGGCTTCGCTGCGCGCGGCGTCGAGCCGGTAGAAGGGCCGCGTCAGCAGCGACAGCTGGCCATCGGGCACGCCCTTGCCGTGGTCGGCCACGGTCAGCACGGCTTCCTTGTCGTCGACGCGCGTGGAGATCTCGACCACGGCCATGCCGGTCTGCTCGTCCTTGGCGTAGCGGCGCGCGTTCTCGACCAGGTTGTCGAGGATGCGCTGCACTTCCATGCGGTTGGCCACCGCCATCACCGGCTCCTTCGCGCGCACATGCACGCGCACGTCGTCGTGCGCGGCATAGACGCCGACGGCATCGTGCACCAGCGCCGACAGGTCCACCGGCTCGACCGTCTCCAGCGGCGGGCGGGCGTAATTGAGGAACTGGCCGATGATCGCGTCCATCTGCTCGATGTCGGCGATCATGGCGTCGCGCGTGGGGGTGTCCATCGGCGACATCTCGGTTTCCAGCCGCAGCCGCGTCAGCGGCGTGCGCAGGTCGTGCGAGATGCCGGCCAGCATCACCACGCGGTCGTCGTCGAGCTGGCGCAGGTCGCGCACCATCTGGTTGAAGCTGTGGTTGGCCAGCGCCACTTCGCTGGCGCCGTGCTCGGGCAGCGGCGGCGGGTCGCCGCCCGCGCCGATGGCGCGCGCGGCGTTGGCCAGCCGCTTGAGCGGGTAGTTGACGCGCGCCGTGATAAACGCCGCGCCGATGATCGACAGCAGTAGCGCGGCGATACTCCACCACAGCCACTGGATGCCGGGCACGCGCTCGAAGCGTTCCGGGCTGATCGCCACCCAGTAGTCGTCGCCCTCGATCTCGAAGCTGACCCATACGCCGGGGATGTCGTTGACGGTGGTGGCCAGCACGGTGTCCTCGCCCAGGCGGCTGCGGATCTCCTGCTGCACCAGCGAGGTCAGGAACGGGTTGGCGGTGGGCGCGGCGAAGTCGTCGTCCTGCTCGCGCGGATAGACCTTGATGCCTTCGTTCTGCACCAGGTCGAGCAGCAGGAAGCGGCGCCGCGCGGGGTCGGAGTAGAGCAGCGCGGCGCGCGTGAGCTTGACCACGCTGACCACCTGCATGGCGATCTGCTGCGCGCGCGGGGCGCGTTCGAACAGCCGATAGCTCTGGAACCAGATCCCCAGCGAGATGGCCAGCAGCAGGGCGATCAGCATGAAGGTCCGCCAGAACAGCGAACCAAAGAACCGCGTTGCGGTACGGCCGATTACGGTCGCCACGATAGGAACAGCGGCCGCAATCGGTTATTTCACGCCATCGGGAATGAAGACATAGCCCAGGCCCCACACCGTCTGGATGAATCGCGGGTTGCTGGGATCCGGCTCGATCAGCTTGCGCAGGCGCGAGATCTGCACGTCCAGGCTGCGGTCGAACACTTCATATTCGCGGCCGCGCGCCATTTCCATCAGCTTTTCGCGCGACAGCGGCTGGCGTGGATGGCGGGCGAACACCTTGAGCACCGAGAACTCGCCGGTGGTCAGCGTGATTTCCTCGTCGTTCTTGGTCAGCGTGCGCGTGGCCAGGTTCAGCACGAAATCGCCGAAGGCGAAGGTCTCGGGCGTTTCCGACGGGGCGCCGGGCACCTCGGCCGGGCCCTTGCGGCGCAGCACCGCGTGGATGCGCGCGATCAGCTCGCGCGGGTTGAACGGCTTGGGCAGGTAATCGTCGGCGCCCATCTCCAGGCCGACGATGCGGTCCACGTCCTCGCCCTTGGCGGTGAGCATGATGATCGGGGTCTGGTCGTTGGCGCCGCGCAGCCGGCGGCAGATCGACAGGCCGTCCTCGCCGGGCATCATCAGGTCCAGCACCAGCAGGTCGAAACGCTCGCGCAGCCAGAGCTTGTTCATCGCGGTGGCGTTCTCCGCCACCAGCACGGTAAAACCCTGTTCGCCCAGATAGCGGCGCAGCAGATCGCGCAGACGCGGGTCATCGTCGACGACAAGAATCTTGTGGCTGGTATTTTCCATGGCGGTATCTTAGCGACTATCGCTTTCGCTCAAAATGGCTTAACAAAACGTTACATACTTTACCCCGTGGTATGGCAGCGTGCATCAATCGGGCGATTACACTGCGCAATCCATCCTTTTCGGCGCCTTGCCCGGCAGTTTTCCGCGCATTTCCGCCGGACGGTCCACGGCTTCCGCCAGCCTGCCCAGCGCCCGCTGGCGCAATGCTTGCAGAGGGCGCGGCAGCGGACGGGGTACCGGAATTCCGGGCTTCAGGGCAGTCCAACCGCTGCCCGATCGCGAAGCCAAGACCGCCATTATCAATGAAAGTGAACCGAACCCGGCACGGGCATCCGCAGCAAGGTATCGCCGGCGCATGCCTTGCGCTGGCGCTGGCCGTGCTGGCGCTGTGCCTGCCGCCCGGGACGGCGCTGGCGCAATCGGCCGGGATGGCGCACTTGCTCAAGCGCTACCCGTCGGCTCAGGCTAGCGATCCGGCAAACAGCCAGCGCGAGGCCCGCGCCCGGGCCGAGCGCCATCGTGCCGAGCAGCGCGAAGCGGAGCGCCGGCGCGGCGACGATCGCGGCGGCTCGCGCCTGTCGCCAGACGAGCGCCGCAGGCTGCGCAAGAATCTCTACGACTTCGGACGCGACATCTACCAGGGCGGCTAGCCGCGCGGCTGGAAGTGGCGCAGGAAGTCCACAAACACTTCGGCGGCCAGCTGCGCATCGTCGGCGGTGATGGTCTCCAGCGGGTTGTGGCTGATGCCGCCGTTGCCGCAGCGCACGAACAACATGGCCACGTCGGTGACCCGCTGCATCATCATGGCATCATGGCCGGCGCCGGACGGCAGCTCGAACGCCTGCAGCCCGCGCTTCTTCAGCACCGCCCCGAACTGATCCATCAGCCAGCGCGCGCACGGCGCGTTGTTGACCGGCGGCACGCGCTCCACCTGCGCGGTCAGCCCGCGACGCGCGGCAATCTGCGCGATACCGGCGACGATGTCGGCGATGGCGGCCTCGCGGATGCCGTCCTCGCCGGCGCGGATGTCCATCGAGAACGTGCAGGCCGCCGGGATGACATTGCTTGACCCGTCCGGCACCTGCAGCTGGCCCACCGTGCCGACCAGCGTCGGCGCCGCCGCGCAGCGCTGCTCGACCAGCAGGATCATCTCCGCCGCGCCCGCCGCGGCGTCGCGGCGCATGCCCATCGGCGTGGTGCCGGCATGGCTGGCAAGGCCTTCGACGCGGACCGAGAAACGGCTGCTGCCGGCAATCTGCGTGACCACGCCCAGCGGCAGGCCATGGTGCAGCAGCACCGGCCCTTGTTCGATATGCACTTCGACAAAACCCAGCAGCGACGCCGGGTCGAGCGCTGCGGCGCGCAGCGCCTGCAGGTCGCCGGCGCCGGGCAGGCCGGATACCGCCAGCGCCTCGCGCAGGGTCACACCGTCAGTATCCTGGCGCTCTAGCAGGGCGGGGTCGAAGCGCCCGGCCAGCACGCTGCTGGCAAGAAAACTGGTCTTGAAGCGCAGCCCTTCCTCCTCGGCAAAGGCCACCACGTCGACGTGATAGGGCAGGCGGATGCCGGCCTGGTTCAGCGCGCCGATAACGGCGATGGGCAGCAGGATGCCAAGCCGGCCGTCATAGCGCCCGCCATTGCGCACGGTATCGAAGTGTGAACCGGTCATCAGCACGCGGGCGTCGCCAGCCGCGGGGTCGGCGGCATAGCGGCCGATGACATTGCCGATGGCATCGATGCGCACCTGCATGCCGGCGGCCGCCATCCACTGCGCCAGCAGGTCCTGTGCCGCGCGGTGGGCCGGGGTCAGGTACGCGCAGGTCAGTCCGCCCTCCATGTCGGAGAAGCGGGCCAGTTCGTCGGCATGGGCGAGGATGGTGTCGCCGAGAGAAGCGGAAGCGGGTTGCGTCATGGCGGTACGGCTAAGGGGCAAAGAGGTCGGGAATGGCGGGCGTGGACGGCGCGCTAGCTGTTGCGGACCCAGGTTTTCCAGGCGATCCACAGCTTGCGCAGCGGTGTCAGCGCGATGCGCTGGTTCAGTACCTGGAACTGGCTGGCTTCCAGTTCATCGAGCAGCGCATGGTAGATCGCGCCCATCAGCAGGCCGGCGCGCTGGGCGCGGCGGTCCTGCCGGGGCAGCAGCGCCAGCGCCTCCTGGTACAGCGCGCGTGCCCGCCCGGCGTGGTACTGCATCAGGGCGACAAAGCGCCCGGAATGCTCGCCCTTGAGGATTTCGGAGGCCGGCACCTGGAACTGCTGCAGCGTATTGACCGGCAGGTAGATGCGCCCGCGCCGGGCATCCTCGCCGACATCGCGCAGGATATTGACCAGCTGCAGCGACTGGCCAAGCTTTTCGGCAAAGACCAGCGTCTGCGGATCGGTGTAGCCGAACAGGCGCGCGCTGAGCGTGCCCACCACGCCGGCCACGCAGTGGCAGTAGCGGGACAGGCCGGCCTCGTCCAGGTAGCGGGTCTGCGTCAGGTCCATTTCCATGCCTTCCAGCACCTCGGCCATCTCGGCCTGGCTCAGGCCGGCGCTGGCGACATGCGGCTGCAGGGCCTGGGTGGTCGGGTGGGTTGGCGCGCCGTCGAACAGGCGGCGCAGCTCGGCACGCCACCAGTCGAGCTGCTGGTGGGCCAGGCCGGCGTCATGGGTGTCGTCGACCACGTCGTCGACCTCGCGGCACCATGCGTACAGCGCGGTAATGGCACGGCGCCGCTCGGCCGGCAGGAACAGGAAGCTGTAATAGAAGCTCGAGCCGCTCTGGGCGACTTTCTCTTGGCAATACTGATCGGGCGTCACGCCGGTCTCGGGTCGAAAATGGGGAAACCGCGGGGAACCCGCGGAATAGCGGGGCTGCCGGGCCGACGAGTGTCAGCCGCGTCGCGGCGCGCCGATTGTAGCACCGCGGGCGAATGGCCCCCGGGGCCGCCTGGCGCGGTTCGCGGCC
The window above is part of the Cupriavidus taiwanensis LMG 19424 genome. Proteins encoded here:
- a CDS encoding ATP-binding protein, encoding MATVIGRTATRFFGSLFWRTFMLIALLLAISLGIWFQSYRLFERAPRAQQIAMQVVSVVKLTRAALLYSDPARRRFLLLDLVQNEGIKVYPREQDDDFAAPTANPFLTSLVQQEIRSRLGEDTVLATTVNDIPGVWVSFEIEGDDYWVAISPERFERVPGIQWLWWSIAALLLSIIGAAFITARVNYPLKRLANAARAIGAGGDPPPLPEHGASEVALANHSFNQMVRDLRQLDDDRVVMLAGISHDLRTPLTRLRLETEMSPMDTPTRDAMIADIEQMDAIIGQFLNYARPPLETVEPVDLSALVHDAVGVYAAHDDVRVHVRAKEPVMAVANRMEVQRILDNLVENARRYAKDEQTGMAVVEISTRVDDKEAVLTVADHGKGVPDGQLSLLTRPFYRLDAARSEAKGAGLGMSIVNRIMQRNGGRLLLANRAAPATGLVVSACFRRA
- the ompR gene encoding osmolarity response regulator transcription factor OmpR gives rise to the protein MENTSHKILVVDDDPRLRDLLRRYLGEQGFTVLVAENATAMNKLWLRERFDLLVLDLMMPGEDGLSICRRLRGANDQTPIIMLTAKGEDVDRIVGLEMGADDYLPKPFNPRELIARIHAVLRRKGPAEVPGAPSETPETFAFGDFVLNLATRTLTKNDEEITLTTGEFSVLKVFARHPRQPLSREKLMEMARGREYEVFDRSLDVQISRLRKLIEPDPSNPRFIQTVWGLGYVFIPDGVK
- a CDS encoding Zn-dependent hydrolase, whose product is MTQPASASLGDTILAHADELARFSDMEGGLTCAYLTPAHRAAQDLLAQWMAAAGMQVRIDAIGNVIGRYAADPAAGDARVLMTGSHFDTVRNGGRYDGRLGILLPIAVIGALNQAGIRLPYHVDVVAFAEEEGLRFKTSFLASSVLAGRFDPALLERQDTDGVTLREALAVSGLPGAGDLQALRAAALDPASLLGFVEVHIEQGPVLLHHGLPLGVVTQIAGSSRFSVRVEGLASHAGTTPMGMRRDAAAGAAEMILLVEQRCAAAPTLVGTVGQLQVPDGSSNVIPAACTFSMDIRAGEDGIREAAIADIVAGIAQIAARRGLTAQVERVPPVNNAPCARWLMDQFGAVLKKRGLQAFELPSGAGHDAMMMQRVTDVAMLFVRCGNGGISHNPLETITADDAQLAAEVFVDFLRHFQPRG
- the hpnD gene encoding presqualene diphosphate synthase HpnD → MTPDQYCQEKVAQSGSSFYYSFLFLPAERRRAITALYAWCREVDDVVDDTHDAGLAHQQLDWWRAELRRLFDGAPTHPTTQALQPHVASAGLSQAEMAEVLEGMEMDLTQTRYLDEAGLSRYCHCVAGVVGTLSARLFGYTDPQTLVFAEKLGQSLQLVNILRDVGEDARRGRIYLPVNTLQQFQVPASEILKGEHSGRFVALMQYHAGRARALYQEALALLPRQDRRAQRAGLLMGAIYHALLDELEASQFQVLNQRIALTPLRKLWIAWKTWVRNS